A single window of Bombyx mori chromosome 17, ASM3026992v2 DNA harbors:
- the LOC119629818 gene encoding zinc finger BED domain-containing protein 4-like produces MLSEMSPPIKSNIWTYFTIDKNDPERSECKICNKSYSRKGRTTTSLKNHLKSIHPEEFCLFQSANKEKELKKKNDEAGTIVTPLQQAKKQLSLEEVIQKEKKWDTNNPNSKKIDKLIGEMIALQNLPFSFVEGLGFRRLIQELAPKYNFRGRNFFTDFVCNELYIKLAAKVKELIEKYDYKSFTTDIWTDPSSGVSLLSLTCHGVSENFERSSIVLKCETFDDRHTGDIIAEKFNTMLAEWNISNEKVHCMIRDEGSNMKRGMRLALLNDLDCTVHKLQIVIRHGLRSQECIEAVKQKCKKITSHFNHSTIAQKQLEKIQDRLNQSHLKVFQDCVTRWNSTFYMFERFMKIKDALSLYANDHNIESILPEEWKVIECCLEVLKPFEEATREMSSSQALISSVIPIIQMLLKKLDVYLTKPRESDSFRLAVSNLKSQFSAKFSSLEDNNLYAISTYLDPRYKHKFFKPVTEEKIKDEIIKMVNDPVVPDSPKSPAEKTKRMRMGDSLDPEPGTSSMSKKTCLKSDLAMMLGSSSEDEGEGEPDNSSPDALLRKELVIYRNKKRLDLDENPLNWWKVNRCEFKILSKLACRYLSPPPASFPSEQLFSGAGLIYNPLRNRLEAEKAAILLFIKYNSPIFNFNY; encoded by the exons ATGTTAAGTGAAATGTCGCCACCAATAAAAAGCAATATCTGGACTTATTTTACAATAGACAAAAATGATCCGGAGAGGTCGGAGTGTAAGATATGTAATAAAAGTTACTCGCGGAAGGGACGCACTACTACTTCTTTGAAAAATCACTTGAAATCAATACACCCGGAGGAATTTTGTTTATTCCAAAGTGCTAATAAAGAAAAggaattgaagaaaaaaaatgatgaaGCAG GTACAATTGTGACTCCGTTGCAACAAGCCAAAAAACAACTTTCGTTAGAGGAAgtaatacaaaaagaaaagaagtgGGATACTAACAACCCTAATTCAAAAAAGATTGACAAACTCATTGGCGAAATGATAGCGCTTCAAAATTTACCTTTTAGCTTTGTGGAAGGACTTGGATTTCGTCGTCTCATACAAGAGTTAGCACCGAAGTATAATTTTAGGGGACGaaatttttttactgatttcGTGTGCAATGAGCTATACATAAAACTTGCTGCAAAAGTTAaagaattaattgaaaaatatgatTATAAGTCGTTCACTACTGATATTTGGACAGATCCCAGCTCAGGCGTTTCTTTGCTTAGCCTAACTTGCCACGGAGTATCAGAAAACTTTGAACGATCGTCAATTGTGTTAAAATGCGAAACTTTTGATGACCGTCATACTGGTGATATCATTGCAGAAAAATTTAACACAATGCTTGctgaatggaatatttcaaatgaaaaagTGCATTGCATGATACGAGATGAAGGCTCTAATATGAAAAGAGGGATGCGATTAGCATTGCTAAATGATTTAGATTGTACCGTTCATAAGTTACAAATCGTTATACGGCATGGTTTACGATCGCAGGAATGCATAGAAGCCGTCAAACAAAAATGTAAGAAAATTACTTCTCATTTTAACCATTCCACCATTGCTCAAAAGCAACTTGAAAAAATTCAAGACAGACTTAATCAATCACATCTTAAAGTATTCCAGGATTGTGTGACGCGCTGGAACAGCACATTCTACATGTTTGAGCGTTTTATGAAGATAAAAGATGCATTAAGTCTTTATGCCAATGATCATAATATTGAATCAATTTTGCCTGAAGAGTGGAAAGTAATAGAATGCTGTCTTGAAGTATTGAAACCGTTTGAAGAAGCCACTCGTGAAATGAGCAGCTCTCAAGCACTCATATCATCTGTGATTCCTATCATACAAATGCTTTTGAAAAAACTTGACGTCTATTTAACAAAACCACGAGAAAGTGATAGTTTTCGGTTGGCAGTTTCTAATCTGAAATCACAATTTTCAGCGAAATTTTCTTCTTTGGAAGATAACAACTTATATGCAATTTCCACATATTTAGATCCTCGCTATAAGCATAAATTTTTCAAACCAGTCAccgaagaaaaaataaaagatgaaataataaagatgGTGAATGATCCTGTCGTGCCTGATTCTCCTAAGTCGCCGgcggaaaaaacaaaaagaatgaGAATGGGAGATTCTCTCGATCCTGAACCAGGAACATCCAGTATGAGTAAGAAGACTTGCTTAAAAAGCGATCTTGCCATGATGTTAGGTTCATCGAGCGAAGATGAAGGTGAAGGAGAACCGGACAACAGTAGCCCCGATGCTCTTCTCCGCAAAGAATTAGTTAtttatcgtaacaaaaaaagaCTAGATTTAGATGAAAATCCACTTAATTGGTGGAAAGTTAACCGTTGTGAATTTAAAATTCTCTCCAAATTAGCATGCAGATATTTATCACCTCCACCAGCCAGTTTTCCCAGCGAACAACTATTTAGTGGAGCTGGGTTAATATATAATCCACTAAGAAACAGGTTGGAAGCTGAGAAGGCTGCAATATtgctatttattaaatataattcaccaatctttaactttaattattaa